A region of Neovison vison isolate M4711 chromosome 7, ASM_NN_V1, whole genome shotgun sequence DNA encodes the following proteins:
- the EEF1G gene encoding elongation factor 1-gamma has product MAAGTLYTYPENWRAFKALIAAQYSGAQVRVLSAPPHFHFGQTNRTPEFLRKFPAGKVPAFEGDDGFCVFESNAIAYYVSNEELRGSTPEAAAQVVQWVSFADSDIVPPASTWVFPTLGIMHHNKQATENAKEEVRRILGLLDAHLKTRTFLVGERVTLADITVVCTLLWLYKQVLEPSFRQAFPNTNRWFLTCINQPQFRAVLGEVKLCEKMAQFDAKKFAESQPKKDTPRKEKGSREEKQKPQAERKEEKKAAAPAPEEEMDECEQALAAEPKAKDPFAHLPKSTFVLDEFKRKYSNEDTLSVALPYFWEHFDKDGWSLWYAEYRFPEELTQTFMSCNLITGMFQRLDKLRKNAFASVILFGTNNSSSISGVWVFRGQELAFPLSPDWQVDYESYTWRKLDPGSEETQTLVREYFSWEGAFQHVGKTFNQGKIFK; this is encoded by the exons ATGGCGGCTGGG ACCCTGTACACATATCCTGAAAACTGGAGGGCCTTCAAGGCCCTCATTGCTGCTCAGTACAGCGGGGCTCAGGTCCGCGTGCTCTCCGCACCACCCCACTTCCACTTTGGCCAAACCAACCGCACCCCTGAATTTCTCCGTAAATTTCCTGCAGGCAAG GTTCCAGCATTTGAGGGTGACGATGGATTTTGTGTGTTCGAGAGCAATGCCATTGCCTACTATG TGAGCAATGAGGAGCTGCGGGGAAGTACTCCCGAGGCAGCAGCCCAGGTGGTGCAGTGGGTGAGCTTTGCTGATAGCGACATAGTGCCCCCAGCCAGTACCTGGGTCTTCCCCACCTTGGGCATCATGCACCACAACAAGCAG GCCACAGAGAATGCAAAGGAGGAAGTGAGGCGAATTCTGGGCCTACTGGATGCTCACTTGAAGACGAGGACTTTCCTGGTGGGCGAACGTGTGACACTGGCTGACATCACAGTTGTTTGCACCCTGTTGTGGCTCTATAAACAG GTCCTGGAGCCTTCTTTCCGCCAGGCCTTCCCCAATACCAACCGCTGGTTCCTCACCTGCATTAACCAGCCCCAGTTCCGGGCTGTCTTGGGGGAGGTGAAACTCTGTGAGAAGATGGCCCAGTTTGATG CTAAAAAGTTTGCAGAGAGCCAGCCTAAAAAGGACACCCCACGGAAAGAGAAAGGTTCTCgggaagagaagcagaagccCCAGGCTGAGcggaaagaggagaagaaggctgctgcccctgctcctgAGGAGGAGATGGATGAATGTGAACAGGCATTGGCTGCTGAGCCGAAGGCCAAGGACCCCTTCGCTCACCTGCCCAAGAG TACCTTTGTGTTGGACGAATTTAAGCGCAAGTACTCCAATGAGGACACACTCTCTGTGGCGCTGCCGTATTTTTGGGAGCACTTTGATAAGGATGGCTGGTCTCTGTGGTACGCTGAGTACCGCTTCCCTGAAGAGCTCACCCAGACCTTCATGAGTTGCAACCTCATCACTG GAATGTTCCAGCGGTTGGACAAACTGAGGAAGAATGCCTTTGCCAGTGTCATCCTCTTTGGAACCAACAACAGCAGCTCCATTTCTGGAGTCTGGGTCTTCCGAGGCCAGGAGCTTGCCTTTCCG CTGAGTCCAGATTGGCAGGTGGACTACGAGTCATATACCTGGCGGAAACTGGATCCTGGCAGCGAGGAGACCCAGACGCTGGTTCGAGAGTACTTTTCCTGGGAGGGGGCCTTCCAGCATGTGGGCAAAACCTTCAATCAGGGCAAGATCTTCAAGTGA
- the TUT1 gene encoding speckle targeted PIP5K1A-regulated poly(A) polymerase isoform X1 yields MAAVDSDVQSLPRGGFRCCLCHVTTANRPSLDAHLGGRKHRHLVELRAARKAQGLRSVFVSGFPRDVDSAQLTQYFQTFGPVASVVMDKDKGVFAIVEMGDIGTREAVLSQPQHTLGGHRLRVRPREQKEFQSPASKSPKGAAPDSDQLAKALAEAPDVGAQMVKLVGLRELSEAERQLRSLVVALMQEVFTEFFPGCVVHPFGSSINSFDVHGCDLDLFLDLGDLEESQPAPKAPESPSLDSALASPLDPQALGCTLASPPDSQPPSPQDSEALDFETPSSSLAPQTPDSALASETLASPQSLPPASPLQEDRGEGDLGKALELAEALRGEKTEGVAMLELVGSILRGCVPGVYRVQTVPTARRPVVKFCHRPSGLHGDVSLSNRLALHNSRFLSLCSELDGRVRPLVYTLRCWAQGRGLSGSGPLLSNYALTLLVIYFLQTRDPPVLPTVSQLTQKAGEGEQVEVDGWDCSFPRDASRLEPSTNKEPLSSLLAQFFSCVSCWDLRGSLLSLREGQALPVAGGLPSDRWEGLRLGPMNLQDPFDLSHNVAANVTSRVAGRLQNSCRAAANYCRSLQYQRRSSRGRDWGLLPLVQPSSPSSLLSATPIPLPPAPFTRLTAALAQVLREALGCHIEQGTKRLRSDRGGPESPQGGTSKRLKLDGQEKSCEEGQEEQQGCIGDHSEDGVEEMVVEAGEMVQDWGQSPGQPGDPSQMPGKQLTPGEEGQSGHAALAEQEPRGLEAAGDRSQGETGKGVSLCSVNWRCALWHRVWQGRRRARRRLQQQTKERGGGGDGTVEWLAVEAQVTQELRGLSSAAQRPEAEPLLTFVASASQADQTLTLTPVQDSQGLFPDLHHFLQVFLPQALRNLLK; encoded by the exons GACCCAGCCTAGATGCCCATTTGGGGGGCCGGAAGCACCGGCACCTGGTAGAACTACGAGCTGCCCGAAAGGCCCAGGGACTCCGAAGTGTGTTTGTTAGTGGCTTTCCCCGGGATGTGGATTCTGCTCAGCTCACTCAGTACTTCCAGACATTTGGACCTGTGGCCAGTGTTGTCATGGACAAGGACAAG GGAGTGTTTGCTATTGTGGAGATGGGGGACATTGGGACCCGGGAAGCTGTCTTGTCGCAGCCCCAGCACACCCTGGGAGGACATCGCCTGCGGGTCCGGCCCCGGGAGCAGAAGGAGTTCCAGAGCCCAGCCTCCAAATCCCCCAAAGGAGCAGCCCCTGACAGTGACCAGCTGGCCAAAGCACTAGCTGAGGCCCCGGATGTGGGGGCACAAATGGTGAAGCTCGTGGGGCTGAGGGAGTTGTCGGAGGCTGAGCGACAGCTTCGGAGCCTCGTGGTAGCCCTGATGCAAGAGGTCTTCACAGAGTTCTTTCCCG GCTGTGTGGTCCATCCTTTTGGCTCTTCCATAAACAGTTTTGATGTCCATGGCTGTGATCTTGACCTCTTCTTGGATCTGGGTGACTTGGAAGAGTCCCAG CCAGCCCCAAAGGCCCCTGAGTCTCCATCTTTGGACTCAGCCCTTGCATCACCACTGGATCCTCAAGCCCTGGGCTGTACCCTGGCTTCCCCTCCAGACTCACAGCCTCCTTCTCCCCAAGACTCAGAAGCCCTGGATTTTGAAACTCCTTCCTCTTCACTGGCACCCCAGACTCCAGACTCTGCTTTGGCCTCTGAGACCCTCGCCTCTCCCCAGTCCCTGCCTCCAGCGTCACCACTGCAGGAGGACCGGGGAGAGGGGGACCTGGGGAAGGCCCTGGAACTAGCAGAGGCCCTGAGGGGGGAGAAAACAGAGGGAGTAGCCATGCTGGAGTTGGTGGGATCCATTCTTCGGGGCTGTGTTCCTGGAGTGTACCGAGTCCAAACTGTGCCCACTGCCCGACGCCCTGTGGTCAAGTTTTGCCATCGGCCTTCAGGTCTTCACGGTGACGTCTCCCTCAGTAACCG GCTGGCCCTACATAACTCTCGCTTCCTGAGTCTCTGCTCGGAGTTGGATGGGCGAGTTCGGCCCCTGGTGTACACCCTGCGCTGCTGGGCTCAGGGTCGAGGGCTGTCAG GAAGTGGCCCCCTCCTCAGTAACTACGCCCTGACCTTGCTCGTGATCTATTTCCTTCAGACCAGGGACCCTCCTGTGTTGCCCACTGTGTCCCAGCTCACCCAGAAAGCAG GGGAGGGTGAGCAGGTGGAGGTTGATGGCTGGGACTGTAGTTTCCCCAGGGATGCCTCAAGACTGGAGCCCAGCACCAATAAGGAGCCCCTCA gttcTCTGCTAGCCCAGTTCTTCTCCTGCGTCTCTTGTTGGGATCTTCGTGGCTCACTGCTGTCCCTGCGGGAGGGTCAGGCACTGCCTGTGGCAGGTGGCCTGCCCTCTGATCGATGGGAGGGTCTGCGCCTTGGCCCCATGAATCTCCAGGACCCCTTTGACCTGAGTCACAATGTGGCAGCCAATGTGACGAGCCGGGTAGCTGGGCGCCTACAGAACAGCTGCCGAGCGGCAGCCAATTACTGCCGGAGCCTCCAGTACCAGCGCCGTTCCTCCCGGGGCCGGGACTGGGGGCTGCTCCCCCTTGTGCAGCCCAGCTCCCCTAGTTCCTTGCTGTCTGCAACACCCATCCCCTTACCCCCTGCCCCCTTCACCCGGCTCACTGCTGCCCTGGCCCAGGTGTTAAGGGAAGCGTTAGGGTGCCATATAGAACAGGGAACCAAGAGACTGCGGTCTGACAGGGGGGGCCCTGAGTCTCCTCAGGGAGGGACAAGCAAAAGGTTGAAACTAGATGGACAGGAAAAAAGCtgtgaggaggggcaggaggagcagcagggatGTATCGGGGATCACAGTGAAGACGGGGTGGAGGAAATGGTTGTAGAGGCTGGAGAGATGGTACAGGACTGGGGGCAGAGCCCTGGGCAGCCAGGGGACCCATCCCAGATGCCCGGAAAGCAGCTCACCCCTGGAGAAGAGGGGCAGTCGGGCCATGCAGCACTGGCAGAGCAGGAGCCCAGGGGACTCGAGGCAGCTGGAGACAGGTCTCAGGgtgagacagggaagggggtGTCACTCTGCTCTGTGAACTGGCGCTGTGCCCTGTGGCACCGAGTGTGGCAGGGGCGGCGGCGGGCCCGGCGACGCTTGCAGCAGCAAACCAAGGAAAGAGGCGGAGGTGGAGACGGCACCGTGGAGTGGCTGGCCGTCGAGGCCCAGGTCACCCAGGAGCTGAGAGGACTGAGCAGTGCTGCACAGCGGCCAGAGGCAGAGCCGCTCCTGACCTTTGTGGcctctgcctcccaggctgaccAGACTCTCACCCTGACCCCAGTACAGGATTCTCAAGGCCTGTTCCCTGACCTCCATCATTTCTTACAGGTTTTCCTCCCTCAAGCACTTCGGAACCTCCTGAAGTGA
- the TUT1 gene encoding speckle targeted PIP5K1A-regulated poly(A) polymerase isoform X2, which yields MAAVDSDVQSLPRGGFRCCLCHVTTANRPSLDAHLGGRKHRHLVELRAARKAQGLRSVFVSGFPRDVDSAQLTQYFQTFGPVASVVMDKDKGVFAIVEMGDIGTREAVLSQPQHTLGGHRLRVRPREQKEFQSPASKSPKGAAPDSDQLAKALAEAPDVGAQMVKLVGLRELSEAERQLRSLVVALMQEVFTEFFPGCVVHPFGSSINSFDVHGCDLDLFLDLGDLEESQPAPKAPESPSLDSALASPLDPQALGCTLASPPDSQPPSPQDSEALDFETPSSSLAPQTPDSALASETLASPQSLPPASPLQEDRGEGDLGKALELAEALRGEKTEGVAMLELVGSILRGCVPGVYRVQTVPTARRPVVKFCHRPSGLHGDVSLSNRLALHNSRFLSLCSELDGRVRPLVYTLRCWAQGRGLSGSGPLLSNYALTLLVIYFLQTRDPPVLPTVSQLTQKAGSLLAQFFSCVSCWDLRGSLLSLREGQALPVAGGLPSDRWEGLRLGPMNLQDPFDLSHNVAANVTSRVAGRLQNSCRAAANYCRSLQYQRRSSRGRDWGLLPLVQPSSPSSLLSATPIPLPPAPFTRLTAALAQVLREALGCHIEQGTKRLRSDRGGPESPQGGTSKRLKLDGQEKSCEEGQEEQQGCIGDHSEDGVEEMVVEAGEMVQDWGQSPGQPGDPSQMPGKQLTPGEEGQSGHAALAEQEPRGLEAAGDRSQGETGKGVSLCSVNWRCALWHRVWQGRRRARRRLQQQTKERGGGGDGTVEWLAVEAQVTQELRGLSSAAQRPEAEPLLTFVASASQADQTLTLTPVQDSQGLFPDLHHFLQVFLPQALRNLLK from the exons GACCCAGCCTAGATGCCCATTTGGGGGGCCGGAAGCACCGGCACCTGGTAGAACTACGAGCTGCCCGAAAGGCCCAGGGACTCCGAAGTGTGTTTGTTAGTGGCTTTCCCCGGGATGTGGATTCTGCTCAGCTCACTCAGTACTTCCAGACATTTGGACCTGTGGCCAGTGTTGTCATGGACAAGGACAAG GGAGTGTTTGCTATTGTGGAGATGGGGGACATTGGGACCCGGGAAGCTGTCTTGTCGCAGCCCCAGCACACCCTGGGAGGACATCGCCTGCGGGTCCGGCCCCGGGAGCAGAAGGAGTTCCAGAGCCCAGCCTCCAAATCCCCCAAAGGAGCAGCCCCTGACAGTGACCAGCTGGCCAAAGCACTAGCTGAGGCCCCGGATGTGGGGGCACAAATGGTGAAGCTCGTGGGGCTGAGGGAGTTGTCGGAGGCTGAGCGACAGCTTCGGAGCCTCGTGGTAGCCCTGATGCAAGAGGTCTTCACAGAGTTCTTTCCCG GCTGTGTGGTCCATCCTTTTGGCTCTTCCATAAACAGTTTTGATGTCCATGGCTGTGATCTTGACCTCTTCTTGGATCTGGGTGACTTGGAAGAGTCCCAG CCAGCCCCAAAGGCCCCTGAGTCTCCATCTTTGGACTCAGCCCTTGCATCACCACTGGATCCTCAAGCCCTGGGCTGTACCCTGGCTTCCCCTCCAGACTCACAGCCTCCTTCTCCCCAAGACTCAGAAGCCCTGGATTTTGAAACTCCTTCCTCTTCACTGGCACCCCAGACTCCAGACTCTGCTTTGGCCTCTGAGACCCTCGCCTCTCCCCAGTCCCTGCCTCCAGCGTCACCACTGCAGGAGGACCGGGGAGAGGGGGACCTGGGGAAGGCCCTGGAACTAGCAGAGGCCCTGAGGGGGGAGAAAACAGAGGGAGTAGCCATGCTGGAGTTGGTGGGATCCATTCTTCGGGGCTGTGTTCCTGGAGTGTACCGAGTCCAAACTGTGCCCACTGCCCGACGCCCTGTGGTCAAGTTTTGCCATCGGCCTTCAGGTCTTCACGGTGACGTCTCCCTCAGTAACCG GCTGGCCCTACATAACTCTCGCTTCCTGAGTCTCTGCTCGGAGTTGGATGGGCGAGTTCGGCCCCTGGTGTACACCCTGCGCTGCTGGGCTCAGGGTCGAGGGCTGTCAG GAAGTGGCCCCCTCCTCAGTAACTACGCCCTGACCTTGCTCGTGATCTATTTCCTTCAGACCAGGGACCCTCCTGTGTTGCCCACTGTGTCCCAGCTCACCCAGAAAGCAG gttcTCTGCTAGCCCAGTTCTTCTCCTGCGTCTCTTGTTGGGATCTTCGTGGCTCACTGCTGTCCCTGCGGGAGGGTCAGGCACTGCCTGTGGCAGGTGGCCTGCCCTCTGATCGATGGGAGGGTCTGCGCCTTGGCCCCATGAATCTCCAGGACCCCTTTGACCTGAGTCACAATGTGGCAGCCAATGTGACGAGCCGGGTAGCTGGGCGCCTACAGAACAGCTGCCGAGCGGCAGCCAATTACTGCCGGAGCCTCCAGTACCAGCGCCGTTCCTCCCGGGGCCGGGACTGGGGGCTGCTCCCCCTTGTGCAGCCCAGCTCCCCTAGTTCCTTGCTGTCTGCAACACCCATCCCCTTACCCCCTGCCCCCTTCACCCGGCTCACTGCTGCCCTGGCCCAGGTGTTAAGGGAAGCGTTAGGGTGCCATATAGAACAGGGAACCAAGAGACTGCGGTCTGACAGGGGGGGCCCTGAGTCTCCTCAGGGAGGGACAAGCAAAAGGTTGAAACTAGATGGACAGGAAAAAAGCtgtgaggaggggcaggaggagcagcagggatGTATCGGGGATCACAGTGAAGACGGGGTGGAGGAAATGGTTGTAGAGGCTGGAGAGATGGTACAGGACTGGGGGCAGAGCCCTGGGCAGCCAGGGGACCCATCCCAGATGCCCGGAAAGCAGCTCACCCCTGGAGAAGAGGGGCAGTCGGGCCATGCAGCACTGGCAGAGCAGGAGCCCAGGGGACTCGAGGCAGCTGGAGACAGGTCTCAGGgtgagacagggaagggggtGTCACTCTGCTCTGTGAACTGGCGCTGTGCCCTGTGGCACCGAGTGTGGCAGGGGCGGCGGCGGGCCCGGCGACGCTTGCAGCAGCAAACCAAGGAAAGAGGCGGAGGTGGAGACGGCACCGTGGAGTGGCTGGCCGTCGAGGCCCAGGTCACCCAGGAGCTGAGAGGACTGAGCAGTGCTGCACAGCGGCCAGAGGCAGAGCCGCTCCTGACCTTTGTGGcctctgcctcccaggctgaccAGACTCTCACCCTGACCCCAGTACAGGATTCTCAAGGCCTGTTCCCTGACCTCCATCATTTCTTACAGGTTTTCCTCCCTCAAGCACTTCGGAACCTCCTGAAGTGA